In a single window of the Candidatus Aminicenantes bacterium genome:
- a CDS encoding PAS domain S-box protein, translated as MTEGKESVFLKLMKYFGKHFPPPHFDDEDKNQSAYFLNLILLHGIAAGILVAAATAAAGQYDKTVELAAGVVMAFLLLVLLHSGRLRSAIFLTFVSLLALVTILLYTGGGIHDLASMLYPVIIIIAALLLRPKEFLAIVALSMLSAAIIIMAEVEGLIAWPQQLHTTVFVLITVMAIFILAAVPARMLANNLRRSIERARRNEQESRDSNVRLQNEIAEHKRTEAALNESETRFRILAEATFEGMCILENNTVIDANSNLVQMLGGEIREIVGRKITEFMDPETTALVNRDQAAAGAPLEHEIRRLDGSQFPAEIRSKLIPFRG; from the coding sequence ATGACAGAAGGAAAGGAATCGGTTTTCCTCAAGCTGATGAAATATTTTGGCAAACACTTTCCGCCTCCCCATTTCGACGATGAAGACAAGAACCAGTCGGCCTATTTTTTAAACCTGATCCTGCTGCACGGCATAGCGGCCGGCATCCTGGTGGCGGCGGCCACCGCCGCGGCCGGCCAGTACGACAAGACCGTGGAACTGGCCGCGGGCGTGGTGATGGCATTTTTACTCCTGGTCCTGCTCCACTCGGGCCGCCTGCGCTCCGCCATTTTCCTGACCTTTGTCTCGCTTCTCGCCCTGGTCACCATCCTGCTGTACACCGGAGGCGGCATCCACGATTTGGCCTCCATGCTCTATCCGGTGATCATCATCATCGCTGCCCTGCTGCTCAGGCCGAAAGAATTCCTGGCCATCGTCGCCTTGTCGATGCTCTCAGCCGCGATCATTATCATGGCCGAAGTCGAGGGCTTAATCGCCTGGCCCCAGCAGCTCCACACCACGGTATTCGTCCTGATCACCGTCATGGCCATCTTCATCCTGGCCGCCGTGCCGGCGCGCATGCTGGCCAACAACTTGCGGCGCAGCATCGAGCGCGCCCGGCGCAACGAGCAGGAGTCGCGCGACAGCAACGTCCGGCTGCAGAACGAAATCGCCGAGCACAAACGGACCGAAGCGGCCCTGAACGAGAGCGAGACGCGCTTCCGCATCCTGGCCGAGGCGACCTTCGAGGGCATGTGCATTCTGGAAAACAACACGGTCATCGACGCCAATTCCAACCTGGTCCAGATGCTCGGTGGCGAGATCCGGGAGATCGTCGGCAGGAAAATAACCGAATTCATGGACCCGGAAACAACTGCATTGGTCAACCGCGATCAGGCCGCGGCCGGCGCTCCGCTCGAGCATGAGATCCGGCGGCTCGACGGCTCGCAGTTCCCGGCGGAAATCAGGAGCAAGCTGATCCCTTTCCGGGGG
- a CDS encoding peptidylprolyl isomerase codes for MTAKQWKNPPPMVIEGKRTYRARITTARGEIVLQLFPEHAPQTVNNFIFLARENFYDGVSFHRVIANFMIQGGDPSASGSGGPGYRFADEVRHNPLRHETGVISMANAGPDTNGSQFFITHCEQPHLNGRHTVFGKVLQGQEVVDAIRQGDVMVSLRIEES; via the coding sequence ATGACCGCCAAGCAATGGAAAAACCCGCCGCCGATGGTCATCGAGGGCAAAAGGACCTACCGGGCCCGCATCACCACCGCCCGCGGGGAGATCGTCCTGCAGCTGTTTCCCGAGCATGCCCCGCAAACCGTGAACAACTTCATCTTCCTGGCCCGCGAAAATTTTTACGACGGCGTCAGCTTCCATCGCGTCATCGCCAACTTCATGATCCAGGGCGGAGACCCCAGCGCCAGCGGCAGCGGTGGCCCGGGCTACCGCTTCGCCGACGAGGTGCGCCACAACCCGCTGCGCCACGAGACCGGGGTCATCTCCATGGCCAACGCCGGGCCCGACACCAACGGCAGTCAGTTTTTCATCACCCACTGCGAGCAGCCGCACCTGAACGGCCGCCATACCGTCTTCGGCAAGGTGCTGCAGGGACAGGAGGTTGTCGACGCCATCCGCCAGGGCGACGTGATGGTTTCGCTGCGCATCGAGGAAAGCTGA
- a CDS encoding formylglycine-generating enzyme family protein, with protein sequence MSTNHTLTVAITDSIATYSNGVLTVNGIRYELALIPPGEFQMGSASPEAQFDEQPVHTVLISKPFWLGKTEVTQALWQAVMGSNPSKFKIGDNYPVEETHWEWCRDFIASLNQMLGSDLFRFPTEAEWEYACRAGTTGERYGELDAIAWYLDNAGGCTHPVGLKQPNAFGLYDMLGNVWEWWRDIYCFPYPLSYQVDPIGCENNPNWSGRVYRGASWETLGSGVRSLQRDRDHPNETLPLLSVGLRLARTNG encoded by the coding sequence ATGAGCACCAACCACACCCTGACGGTCGCCATCACCGACAGTATCGCGACTTACAGCAATGGCGTGCTGACCGTCAACGGCATACGTTATGAATTGGCATTGATCCCTCCCGGTGAATTCCAGATGGGCAGCGCGTCGCCCGAAGCCCAGTTCGACGAGCAGCCGGTCCATACCGTGCTGATCTCCAAGCCCTTCTGGCTCGGCAAAACCGAAGTGACCCAGGCCCTGTGGCAGGCGGTCATGGGCAGCAATCCGTCCAAATTTAAAATCGGAGATAATTACCCAGTCGAGGAGACCCACTGGGAATGGTGCCGGGACTTCATCGCGTCGCTCAACCAGATGCTCGGCAGCGACTTGTTCCGCTTTCCGACCGAGGCCGAGTGGGAGTATGCCTGCCGCGCCGGCACCACCGGCGAAAGGTACGGCGAGCTTGATGCCATCGCCTGGTATTTGGACAACGCCGGAGGCTGCACCCATCCGGTGGGCTTGAAGCAACCCAACGCCTTCGGCCTCTACGACATGCTGGGCAACGTCTGGGAGTGGTGGCGGGACATTTATTGCTTCCCCTACCCCTTAAGCTATCAGGTCGATCCCATCGGCTGCGAGAACAACCCGAACTGGTCCGGCCGCGTCTATCGCGGCGCCAGCTGGGAAACGCTCGGCTCCGGCGTGCGTTCCCTGCAGCGCGACCGCGACCATCCCAACGAAACCCTGCCCCTGCTCTCGGTCGGCTTGCGCCTTGCCAGGACGAACGGATGA
- a CDS encoding SUMF1/EgtB/PvdO family nonheme iron enzyme, which translates to MKIHNWQKRVAIVVLLAFIGMGVAWTAEQTVPQFQEKEGAPIIKKHKRFPWLPVLLGAGAVISAVVLLTKKNDNNPSAQMTGSLHVTSLPAGARLYLDGKDTGKTSDITMDQVKIGTHIVRLTFTSFIDFTTSIVVVEGQSATINAVMTANLDFDMVAIPGGTFEMGSTGSEAYPDERPVHAVAISPFQIGKYEVTQGQWKAVMGSNPSAYPNGDDYPVETVSWNDAQAFIQKVYAMTGRRYRLPTEAEWEYACRAGTTAERYDDSDAIAWYSGNSGFQSHPVRQKQPNSFGLYDMLGNVSESCRDWYGPYPSTAQNDPGGPASGTHYVRRGGSFNSAADCIRAARRNYGLADFRSAGLGFRLARTNE; encoded by the coding sequence ATGAAAATTCATAACTGGCAAAAACGAGTCGCCATCGTGGTTTTGCTGGCCTTTATCGGCATGGGAGTGGCCTGGACAGCGGAACAAACCGTCCCGCAATTTCAGGAGAAGGAGGGGGCACCGATCATCAAGAAACACAAAAGGTTCCCCTGGCTGCCTGTCCTCCTGGGCGCCGGGGCTGTGATCTCCGCGGTGGTGCTGCTGACCAAAAAGAATGATAATAATCCATCGGCGCAAATGACCGGCTCGCTCCATGTGACCTCGCTCCCCGCCGGAGCCCGGCTCTATCTCGACGGGAAAGACACCGGCAAGACCAGTGATATCACCATGGACCAGGTCAAGATCGGGACGCACATCGTCAGGCTGACTTTCACCAGCTTTATCGACTTCACCACTTCCATAGTCGTGGTTGAAGGGCAGTCAGCGACGATAAACGCCGTAATGACGGCGAACCTGGATTTCGACATGGTGGCCATCCCCGGCGGTACTTTCGAGATGGGATCTACCGGCAGCGAAGCTTACCCGGACGAGCGACCGGTGCATGCCGTGGCAATTTCTCCTTTCCAGATCGGCAAGTACGAGGTCACCCAGGGGCAATGGAAGGCAGTAATGGGAAGCAACCCTTCAGCCTATCCAAACGGCGATGACTATCCGGTGGAAACGGTATCATGGAATGATGCGCAAGCCTTCATCCAGAAGGTATACGCCATGACCGGCAGACGCTACAGGCTGCCGACCGAGGCCGAATGGGAGTATGCCTGCCGGGCCGGGACCACGGCCGAGCGCTACGATGACAGCGATGCGATCGCCTGGTATAGCGGCAACTCAGGTTTTCAATCCCACCCGGTGCGCCAGAAACAACCCAATTCCTTCGGGCTATATGACATGCTGGGCAACGTCAGCGAGTCGTGCCGGGACTGGTATGGGCCTTATCCATCAACGGCACAGAACGATCCCGGCGGCCCGGCTTCCGGCACGCACTATGTCCGTCGCGGCGGCAGTTTCAACAGCGCCGCCGATTGCATACGGGCAGCCCGCCGCAATTACGGCTTGGCGGATTTCCGCTCCGCCGGCCTTGGCTTCCGCCTCGCCAGGACGAATGAATGA
- a CDS encoding formylglycine-generating enzyme family protein, which translates to MINRYGQKMVAIGMLLVFLGALSTWTAEQTVPQFQEKEGAPIIKKHKRFPWLPVLLGVGAGAVLVALLTGKKEQKHTLTINIGTGASGTPASTASYSKGQVVNYSYTAQAGYGSLEVRLDNDLVAASGTVIMDADHTLSVSVNAANNGNLTYSNGVLTANGIRYELVLIPTGQFQMGSDCPEAFPDEQPIHAVSITKPFWFGRTEVTQGLWQAVMGSNPAYFKKGDNYPVETITNDDCHRFIDKVNQMLGGNFFRLPTEAEWEYACRAGTTGERYGDIDAIAWHNGNAGSESHPVGQKQPNAFGLYDTLGNVGEICQDYYGPYSAMNQTDPTGPTSGNLRARRGAGFSGPPECVRSARRGIYSPSYCCASLGFRLARTNE; encoded by the coding sequence ATGATCAACCGTTATGGGCAGAAGATGGTAGCAATCGGAATGTTGCTCGTATTTCTGGGGGCCTTGTCGACCTGGACAGCGGAACAAACCGTCCCGCAATTTCAGGAGAAGGAGGGGGCACCGATCATCAAGAAACACAAAAGGTTCCCCTGGCTGCCTGTCCTCCTGGGCGTCGGCGCCGGGGCGGTCCTGGTCGCGCTGCTGACGGGGAAAAAAGAACAGAAACATACATTGACGATCAATATCGGCACCGGCGCCAGCGGCACGCCGGCGTCCACAGCGAGCTATAGCAAAGGCCAGGTCGTCAATTACAGCTACACTGCGCAAGCGGGTTATGGCAGCCTCGAGGTCAGGCTCGACAACGACTTGGTCGCTGCCAGCGGCACCGTGATCATGGATGCGGACCACACCTTGTCCGTGTCCGTCAATGCCGCCAATAATGGCAACCTGACTTACAGCAATGGCGTGCTGACAGCCAACGGGATACGCTACGAACTGGTCCTGATTCCTACCGGCCAGTTCCAGATGGGCAGCGATTGTCCGGAAGCTTTTCCCGATGAGCAGCCGATTCATGCCGTATCGATAACCAAGCCCTTCTGGTTCGGCAGGACCGAGGTGACGCAAGGGTTGTGGCAGGCGGTCATGGGGAGTAATCCCGCTTACTTTAAAAAAGGCGACAATTATCCGGTGGAAACCATCACCAATGACGATTGCCATCGCTTCATTGACAAGGTCAACCAGATGCTCGGCGGCAATTTTTTTCGCCTGCCGACCGAGGCCGAATGGGAGTACGCCTGCCGGGCAGGAACCACCGGCGAACGCTATGGAGACATCGATGCCATCGCCTGGCACAACGGCAACGCGGGCAGCGAGAGCCATCCGGTGGGCCAGAAGCAGCCCAATGCCTTCGGGTTGTATGACACACTGGGCAATGTCGGTGAGATTTGTCAGGATTATTACGGGCCTTATTCCGCCATGAATCAGACCGATCCGACCGGCCCGACTTCCGGCAATTTACGCGCCCGCCGCGGCGCCGGTTTTAGCGGCCCGCCCGAGTGCGTGCGCTCAGCCCGGCGCGGCATCTATTCTCCATCCTACTGTTGCGCCAGCCTCGGCTTCCGCCTGGCCCGGACGAACGAATGA
- a CDS encoding WYL domain-containing protein, with the protein MAKKFAFERYLWFHAKLKAGRYPKLADLAEKFEISRRQAAREIDFMKNFFSAPIEYAHERNGYYYSEAGFELPGIWLGQEEIVALIISKRISTAIPDQRLKKKIDFYFRKIASSTDFDFQDLEKRVSLKNIHYYAVAPEIFSACAFALAKNRRMRITYRSAYSSEAGEREISPLHLLLYLGNWHLIAHCHSRGGLRDFVLSRLVEIEVLNQPVGAELLARDVKGMIDRHYGIFLQGEEKQVKVRFRGRSVGIVRDQSWFAGQQVREEKDSLLLSFPVTDYREVLGDILRFGADAEVLEPAELRDLIKETSLSMSRIYQNTPVG; encoded by the coding sequence ATGGCCAAGAAATTCGCCTTTGAAAGGTACCTCTGGTTCCATGCCAAGCTGAAGGCCGGGCGCTATCCCAAGCTTGCCGATTTGGCTGAAAAATTCGAGATTTCCCGGCGCCAGGCGGCGCGGGAGATCGATTTCATGAAAAACTTTTTTTCGGCCCCGATCGAATACGCGCACGAGCGCAACGGTTACTATTACAGCGAAGCCGGTTTCGAGCTGCCCGGCATCTGGCTCGGGCAGGAGGAGATCGTCGCGCTGATCATTTCCAAGCGCATTTCCACGGCCATTCCCGACCAGCGCCTCAAAAAAAAGATCGATTTTTATTTCAGGAAAATAGCCAGCTCGACCGACTTCGACTTCCAAGACCTGGAAAAGAGGGTATCGCTGAAAAACATCCATTATTACGCCGTGGCCCCGGAAATATTTTCCGCCTGCGCCTTCGCCCTGGCCAAGAACAGGAGGATGCGCATCACCTACCGTTCCGCCTACAGCAGCGAGGCCGGCGAACGCGAGATCAGCCCGCTGCATCTCCTGCTCTACCTGGGCAACTGGCACCTGATCGCCCATTGCCACAGCCGCGGCGGCTTACGCGACTTCGTCCTGTCGCGGCTGGTCGAGATAGAGGTACTCAACCAGCCGGTGGGTGCCGAGCTGCTGGCCCGCGATGTCAAAGGGATGATCGACAGGCATTACGGGATCTTCCTGCAGGGCGAGGAAAAGCAAGTCAAGGTGAGATTCCGCGGCCGCAGCGTCGGCATCGTCCGCGACCAATCATGGTTCGCCGGGCAGCAGGTCCGCGAGGAGAAAGATTCGCTCTTGCTCAGCTTCCCGGTCACCGATTACCGCGAGGTGCTCGGCGACATCCTGCGTTTCGGCGCCGACGCCGAGGTCCTGGAACCGGCCGAGCTGCGGGATTTGATCAAGGAAACCAGCCTCAGCATGAGCCGAATCTACCAAAACACCCCAGTAGGCTAG
- a CDS encoding ATPase, T2SS/T4P/T4SS family, translating into MLKEPSLIVQLLTLALLAAFIGFMKWLEKKPRKIRQQLELYPAAAVEKESIVDRNPGGPLTKKQAQKLFETILQAAIRQKADTILIDTISGRPQVRLRLEGGFQELTGIGDKESYRRLVAFAKDCAGLPAASASAAEGCGSFHRLFRKGHLRNAGLRVVNGEISYAFDETPRRNRAVRFDLESFPGPGGESLKIILRQELPKESTRFDLGFAAAAEEKFVRAVRSRSGIILLTGPCNSGKSTATYRALSLLRDEGRKIVTVEWPMERKIDGVVQYHLQDLPDVYDMIGRCLRRAIRRKPEVLMLQNIDWVDEDDAQAAIDFAAAGGLLITAVHVAGCARGLTSLLWRHFVKRRQDAAELFKVVVAPRRLFMVCAHCAEEHSVPAKILIEAGLSDPPVAGGGRVATWRGRGCPLCENTGELGSTAVYEVLDLTGEMKRFI; encoded by the coding sequence ATGCTAAAAGAACCATCGCTCATCGTCCAGTTGCTGACACTCGCGCTCCTGGCTGCATTTATCGGCTTCATGAAATGGCTTGAAAAAAAGCCGCGGAAAATAAGGCAGCAGCTTGAGCTATATCCGGCCGCAGCGGTTGAAAAAGAATCCATTGTCGACCGCAATCCCGGCGGCCCGCTCACCAAAAAACAGGCGCAAAAATTGTTCGAGACAATCCTGCAGGCCGCGATCAGGCAGAAGGCGGACACGATCCTCATCGACACGATCTCCGGGCGGCCTCAAGTGCGTTTGCGCCTGGAGGGCGGGTTCCAGGAGCTGACCGGAATAGGGGACAAGGAATCTTACCGACGTCTGGTCGCTTTCGCCAAGGACTGCGCCGGCCTGCCGGCGGCGTCCGCGTCGGCAGCGGAAGGTTGCGGATCCTTTCACCGCCTCTTCCGGAAGGGTCACCTGCGCAATGCCGGCTTGCGAGTCGTAAACGGGGAAATTTCCTATGCCTTTGACGAAACCCCGAGGCGCAACCGCGCCGTCCGCTTCGACCTCGAGTCTTTTCCCGGGCCGGGAGGCGAGTCGCTGAAGATCATCCTGCGCCAGGAACTGCCCAAGGAAAGCACGCGCTTTGACCTGGGTTTTGCCGCCGCCGCTGAGGAGAAATTCGTCCGCGCCGTGCGCTCGCGCTCGGGAATTATACTGCTGACCGGACCCTGCAACTCGGGAAAGTCGACCGCTACCTACCGCGCCCTCTCGCTGCTGCGCGATGAAGGCCGGAAGATCGTCACCGTTGAGTGGCCGATGGAAAGAAAGATCGACGGGGTCGTGCAATACCATCTCCAGGACCTGCCGGATGTCTACGACATGATCGGCAGGTGCTTGCGGCGCGCTATCCGCCGCAAACCGGAGGTGCTGATGCTGCAGAACATCGACTGGGTCGACGAAGACGATGCCCAAGCCGCCATCGACTTCGCCGCCGCGGGCGGACTGCTAATCACCGCAGTGCATGTTGCCGGTTGCGCCAGGGGCCTGACCAGCCTCCTGTGGCGCCATTTCGTGAAGCGAAGGCAGGATGCGGCCGAACTGTTTAAAGTCGTGGTGGCGCCGCGGCGCTTGTTCATGGTTTGTGCTCATTGTGCCGAGGAACACTCGGTGCCGGCGAAGATCTTGATCGAGGCCGGGTTGAGCGATCCCCCGGTCGCCGGCGGCGGCCGCGTCGCCACCTGGCGAGGCCGCGGTTGCCCGCTATGCGAGAATACCGGGGAACTTGGATCGACCGCCGTTTACGAGGTTTTGGACCTGACCGGGGAGATGAAGCGCTTCATTTAG
- a CDS encoding cyanophycinase — MKKLGRWLVVSGLLNFLWLPGQSNGTGSLVIMGGNITSALERIDKRFIELGGGVERIRLAIIPAGSVEPAASGRAYAVDFTRLGVPAERIRIFPLAVVDDPSTKDVDESKWSGNGFSQELADDMLNYTAVFFVGGDQIRYNRTLKKANGEDSPLLKSIRGVYAAGGVIGGSSAGAAMMCDPMICEGSSMKALSAGADYMPDSCPEPRGVSLANGLGFFNQGMVDQHFLKRGRVGRLLMAIHVQPKAWLGVGIDEDTAAVCRGGAIEVLGSSGVVIIDTSLARAAGKFKWSPAGGMRAQGIVVHYLEEGDKFDIATRTPVPRPERKPIEKGKEANSDYPLETNVFGPDAFRNMLVDGIAENQKGEATGMSFLLDEKGRGIGSQWTLRKTGQSGAFYASINDIDTYTVTFVSLEIEPIALSLEKIR; from the coding sequence ATGAAGAAATTGGGCAGGTGGTTGGTCGTGTCCGGGCTGCTGAACTTCCTCTGGCTGCCCGGGCAGAGCAACGGCACGGGGAGCCTGGTGATCATGGGCGGCAACATCACGTCGGCGCTCGAGCGCATCGACAAGCGCTTCATCGAGCTGGGCGGAGGCGTGGAGCGCATCCGCCTGGCCATCATCCCGGCCGGCAGCGTGGAGCCTGCGGCCAGCGGCCGCGCCTACGCCGTTGACTTCACCCGCCTGGGCGTCCCGGCCGAACGGATCCGCATCTTCCCCCTGGCCGTCGTCGACGACCCGTCGACAAAGGACGTGGACGAATCGAAGTGGAGCGGCAACGGCTTCAGCCAGGAGCTGGCCGACGACATGCTGAACTACACTGCCGTGTTCTTCGTCGGCGGCGACCAGATCCGCTACAACCGGACGCTCAAGAAGGCGAACGGCGAGGACTCGCCCCTGCTCAAGAGCATCCGCGGCGTCTATGCCGCCGGCGGCGTGATCGGCGGCTCGAGCGCCGGCGCCGCCATGATGTGCGACCCGATGATCTGCGAAGGCTCCAGCATGAAGGCGCTCAGCGCCGGGGCCGACTACATGCCCGACTCCTGCCCCGAGCCCAGGGGCGTGAGCCTGGCCAACGGGCTGGGGTTCTTCAACCAGGGCATGGTCGACCAGCATTTCCTCAAGCGCGGCCGCGTCGGCCGCCTGCTCATGGCCATCCATGTCCAGCCCAAAGCCTGGCTGGGCGTGGGCATCGATGAGGATACCGCGGCGGTCTGCCGCGGCGGAGCCATCGAAGTGCTGGGCAGTTCGGGAGTGGTGATCATCGATACGTCGCTGGCCAGGGCAGCCGGCAAATTCAAATGGTCGCCTGCCGGCGGCATGCGGGCCCAGGGCATCGTTGTGCACTACCTGGAAGAGGGCGACAAATTCGATATCGCTACCCGCACCCCCGTGCCGCGGCCGGAACGCAAACCGATCGAGAAGGGCAAGGAAGCCAACAGCGATTATCCCCTGGAAACCAATGTTTTCGGCCCCGATGCCTTCCGCAACATGTTGGTCGACGGCATAGCCGAAAACCAGAAGGGCGAGGCAACGGGCATGTCGTTCCTCTTGGATGAAAAGGGACGCGGCATCGGCAGCCAATGGACCTTGCGTAAAACCGGGCAGAGCGGCGCCTTTTACGCCAGCATCAACGACATCGACACCTATACGGTGACTTTCGTTTCGCTGGAAATCGAACCCATCGCCCTCTCATTGGAAAAAATACGCTGA
- a CDS encoding PilZ domain-containing protein has translation MEKRIEKRLLHPLELVYGDNDTFSPGLARNVSPHGILIQAEYQLFPINRRVKIILTIGNEPVSIQGIVCWNSEYSGLETTPEKQLGLFIPDPPPQYINYVSQLG, from the coding sequence ATGGAAAAACGGATCGAGAAGAGATTGCTGCACCCCCTGGAACTGGTCTACGGCGACAACGACACCTTCAGCCCCGGCTTGGCGCGGAATGTTTCCCCCCATGGCATATTGATCCAGGCCGAATACCAGCTTTTCCCGATCAACCGCAGGGTGAAGATCATTCTCACCATCGGCAACGAGCCGGTCAGCATCCAGGGCATCGTTTGCTGGAACAGCGAGTACTCAGGGCTGGAAACCACTCCTGAAAAGCAGTTGGGCCTGTTCATCCCCGACCCGCCGCCGCAATACATCAATTACGTCAGCCAACTAGGCTGA
- a CDS encoding NAD-dependent epimerase/dehydratase family protein: protein MKTVVIAGATGFIGRALVEELAGDYHVIGLTRRPPPSGCCPVNEWRHCDLFSLFECERALAGAEAAFYLVHSMLPSARLTQGSFQDMDLISADNFARAAAQVGITQIIYLGGLIPAGADLSRHIRSRREVEQTLGSHGVPVTTLRAGIVIGLRGSSYAMFRSVLERSPLIFCPRWSDSAIQPVALADVTCLLRFCLEHPGTDNRGHDIGCPDILSYRELLRRCARVMGLRRLFIRLPLPLLGLSKLSLTLISGFPRQLVSPLVESLKHSLTAGDLSLQQQAGIRAQTLEQALRAAMAEEAGGESFRTVHASLARSKHRPAAPADAEKNTVRSLQRISLPPGKTARWLAMEYTAWLPRFFHTLLRAATDKQGNLTISSRFFNISLLELRFAHERSAASDRQLFYISGGLLAKKTDLPSRKPRLEFRQVLNGKAALIAIHDYRPTIPWPLYNLTQARAHLWVMKNFARMIGKKTNGG, encoded by the coding sequence ATGAAAACCGTCGTCATCGCCGGGGCCACCGGGTTCATCGGCAGGGCTTTGGTCGAGGAGCTGGCCGGTGACTATCACGTGATCGGCCTGACCCGCCGCCCGCCCCCGTCCGGGTGTTGCCCGGTCAACGAATGGCGCCACTGCGACCTTTTTTCCCTCTTCGAGTGCGAGCGTGCCCTGGCCGGCGCCGAAGCCGCTTTTTATTTGGTCCATTCCATGCTGCCCTCGGCCAGGCTCACCCAGGGAAGCTTTCAGGACATGGACCTGATCAGCGCCGACAATTTCGCCCGGGCCGCGGCGCAGGTGGGGATCACGCAGATCATCTACCTCGGCGGCCTGATCCCCGCCGGAGCCGATCTGTCGCGCCACATCCGCAGTCGTCGCGAAGTGGAACAGACGCTGGGCTCCCACGGCGTGCCGGTAACCACGCTGCGCGCCGGGATCGTCATCGGCCTGCGCGGTTCATCCTATGCCATGTTCCGCTCGGTGCTGGAACGATCGCCGCTGATTTTCTGCCCGCGCTGGTCCGATTCAGCCATCCAGCCCGTGGCCCTGGCCGACGTCACCTGCCTTCTGCGCTTCTGCCTCGAGCACCCGGGCACAGACAACCGTGGCCATGACATCGGCTGCCCCGACATCCTCTCTTACCGGGAGCTCCTGCGCCGCTGCGCCCGCGTCATGGGCTTGCGACGCCTTTTCATCCGCCTGCCCCTGCCGCTGCTCGGCCTTTCCAAGCTTTCCCTGACCCTAATCAGCGGCTTCCCCAGGCAGCTGGTATCGCCGCTGGTGGAGAGCCTCAAGCATTCGCTGACAGCCGGCGACCTGAGCCTCCAGCAGCAAGCCGGCATCCGCGCACAGACGCTGGAGCAGGCCCTGCGGGCGGCAATGGCCGAGGAAGCGGGAGGTGAAAGTTTCCGAACCGTCCACGCCTCGCTGGCCCGTTCCAAACATCGCCCGGCCGCGCCAGCCGATGCGGAAAAAAACACCGTCCGCTCGCTGCAGCGGATTTCTTTGCCGCCGGGGAAAACGGCCCGCTGGCTGGCCATGGAGTACACCGCCTGGCTGCCGCGTTTTTTCCATACCCTGCTGCGCGCTGCCACCGACAAGCAGGGCAACCTGACCATCAGCAGCCGTTTCTTCAACATTTCCCTGCTGGAACTGCGCTTCGCCCATGAGCGCAGCGCCGCTTCCGACCGCCAGCTTTTTTACATCAGCGGCGGCCTCCTGGCCAAGAAAACCGACTTGCCCAGCCGGAAACCACGCCTGGAATTCCGCCAGGTGCTCAACGGCAAGGCCGCCCTTATCGCGATTCACGATTACCGTCCCACCATCCCCTGGCCGCTCTACAACCTAACCCAGGCCAGGGCCCACCTCTGGGTAATGAAGAATTTCGCCCGCATGATCGGAAAAAAGACAAACGGCGGCTAG